Genomic window (Croceicoccus sp. Ery15):
GAGCCGGGGGGTATGGAGATTGCCGATAGCCGCGCTGCGTCGCTCCGCGAGCAAGCGGTTTCCGGTCGCCTGCAACACAAGCAGCAGATCCGCCTCGGGGTCGAGCTTCCGCAATGTACTTTCTGCCGTGAACACAGTGCGGACCAAGGCGGCCAGATGCGGCGGCAAGCTGAGTGTCCTGTGCCCCGACAACCGTCCGATATCGATCATGGTCTTGGCAAGAGACCATTCCGACATGGCAGCGCCCCGCAACTCCGCCAGGATACCGTCCACGCCCCGGGTAAGTGCCGCGCGGTCGGCAGTGACCGAAAGGAGACCGAGGTCGATCGCCGCATCGGTGAGCCATTCGGAATCGAGGTAAATGAACGCTGCCACAAAACCGAGCAGAGCCTCGCGGGTGCCAATGTCGAGCCTGCCGACAGCTCCGAAATCGTGCACGCACAGACGCCCGTCCGACATGATCAGCAAATTGCCCGGATGCGGGTCGGCATGAAAGGCACCAAGAACGAAAAACTGTTGCAGATAGAAATCGATGAAAGTCTCGGTGAGCGTATTGCCGCGCTCGATGGCCTCGCGCTCATCCAGCGGGGTGCCCATGCTGCGCTCCTGCGTAATGACGGAGGCGTCCGACATCTCGTCGACGACATCGGGAATGTAAACCGTCTCAGAATCAGCGAAAGCGCGGGCGAACAGGCGGATGTTGCGCGCTTCCTGCCGGAAATCGGTTTCCCTTTTCAGATTGTGCGAAAGCTCCTTCGCCAGTGCCGCCGCGCGGTGACGTCTCAGCGCAGGTATGACATGCTGAAACAGGTGCACCAATATGAGCAGAATGCGCATATCTCTTGCAATTTGCTCGCCCACTCCGGGCCGGAGGACCTTGACGACCACTTCGCGTCCGTCATGCAGCTTTGCGGCGTGGACCTGGGCTACCGAGCCCGCGGCCAGAGGGTCGCGTTCAAAACTGGCAAAGGCCGTTGCTGTGTTCGCGGCCAATGACTGCTCGATGATCCTTACCGCTGCATCGGCAGGGAAAGGAGCGGCCTTGCTTTGCAGGTTCGAGAGGCTCGCGGCCCAGTTCGCATCGAGGATATCGCGGCGCTCGCTCAGCGCCTGACCGAGCTTGGTGAAGGTCGGGCCGAGATTTTCGAGACGCCGCGTGGTCCTTTGCGGAAGCGTGGTCATGCGCCGACCGAACCCCATCCGATTCAGCATCATTGCGCTCAGCACATCCAGCAGGAGCCGGGTTGCTGTCCACATGATCTGAATTCCCCGGATTATCATAGCCCGCTCTGACCTCTTGTGTCCTCACCATGATTGGACGCTCGAAATGCGGGTGGATTACTGTGCGGGGCTGGCCTGAGAAGGAGAACCCGCGCGGCGAAGTTGCTTCACTGACCGAGGGGTATTGCCGCCCAAGGTCTGCTCGCCGGTAGCGGCGTTTGTAATCAAGCGCTGCCAAAGGCGTCCATTCTCTACGCATTGACGATATTATTCGCGGCCGCGTCGATCGGTCGCGTTTGCAAAGACTGGAGCCGGGGAGACCCCATGAAATATGCGGAAATGATGGCGCAGCTTGTGGGTGGTGCCGGTTTTGTAGCGGCCCTCGACCAGTCCGGCGGCTCGACACCTGCTGCCCTTCAGGCCTTCGGCATCGACGCGGACCGGTATTCCGGCGAGGACGAGATGTTCGCGCTTATCCATGGATTGCGCGTGCGGATCATGAAAGCCCCATGCATCGATGGGCGAAGGGTGCTTGGCGTCATCCTTTTCGAGCGCACTATGGATGCGCAGATTGACACCGTACCGGTGCCAGAGTTTCTCTGGCGGCGGGGGATCGTGTCCTTCGTCAAGATCGACCAAGGGTTGGAGAAAGACACAGGCGGCGTCCAGCTCATGAAACCCATGCCGGATCTCGAAAGCCTGCTGTCCCGGGCGCGCTCAAGGGCCGTTTTTGGCACCAAGATGCGTTCGGTGATCAACGTCGCATCGCACCAGGGGATCGGCGACGTCGTGCGCCAGCAATTCGAGCTGGCCAACCATGTCCTCGACCAGCGACTTGTGCCGATTATCGAACCGGAAGTGAATATCGCAAGTGCAACGCGCCAAGAGTGCGAGAGTATCCTTCTTGCCGAACTCAGTAATGCGCTCGATGGGCAAGCCTATGGCCGCCGTGTGGTACTGAAACTCTCGCTGCCGGTTTCGGACGGGCTTTACGCGCCCCTCGTTGCCCATCCCAGCTGCGCGCGGGTGCTCGCCCTTTCGGGTGGGCTCTCCCAGGATGCCGCTTGCGCCGCGCTCGAAAGAAACCGCGGGATGATCGCGAGCTTCAGCCGGGCTCTGTTGCAGGATTTGCGGGCGCACATGCAAGATCAGGAATTCAACGATGTGCTCGGGCGCGCCGTCGAGCGCATCTACCGGGCTTCGACAGTCAAGCGTTTGGCCGATCGATAAGACGCCGCCAGTCCAACACTAGCCTAGATCCCTTATGCCTATTCTGCTCTAGTGCGCGAGAATCATCGGGATCGGGCTGTGCAGGATCATCTCCCGGGTGACCCCACCGAGTATGGTTTCCCGGATACGCGAGTGCCCATAGGCGCCGAGCACGATGTAAGCCGCCCCAACATCGTTCGCCGCAGCCACCAACGCTTCAGAGATCGATGCATCTTCGGCGGGTTGCCGCCGGGTCTGCGCTTCGATGCCGTGTCGTGCAAGATATTGCGCAAGTTCGTCCGGCGACGAACCTTCTTTGTCCTCGCTGACGGTTACGATGTGGACCTCAGCAGCATCGCGCAAGAGTGATCGGCTCAAGCGAACGGCATGCCCGGCTTCGGCGGATCCATTCCACGCAATGATCGCATTCCCCCTGGGCGCGAACCGCTTTCCGCCGAGCGGTACGACGAGCGAAGGAGACTGGATATGAACGACAAGATCGGCGACGAGCGGCGCGGCTCGCGGCAGGACGGCATCTTTCTGCTCAGGCTGACTAATGACCACCAGATCGGCCAGCGTCGCGTGCGCAGCCAGCGCCTGTCCTGCGGAACCCTCGACGCGGCGCCATTCCCACTCAACGCCTTCTTGCGCCAGGCGGCTCTCGATCAATTGGCGATCTTCATTTTCCGCATCGCGAACCGATTGCAACGCTTCGGGCGAAATATAGCTTGCACCATACGGATCACCGATAAAAACATAGGAATTCCAGCTTGTGGCTTGCAGACAGATGAGGAGGCCCTTGTGATCTCGCACGAGATCGATCGCCGCAGCCAGGCGGCTGTCCTGTCCGGCGTCGCGATTGACGTGCAGCAGCACTGTTTTCATTTGTCTCATTCCCTTCCTGTAACCTTGCGAGCTTCGGCAAGCCGCCCGGCGCTCCGCTGGCGTGACGCATATCAGGCCACTCTTGGCAGATGCCTTGCGTTCGCCCCTGCTGGACCTGATCCAAAAGGACGCCGGAAGCCCGCGCGACTTACACTTTTCGGCGGCGCCTTTCGCTATCTCATTGCTGCTATGTAAGCCTTCGCGCGCCATTCCGTCCCTAATGGAGGGAAGCGCGCGCGGTTGAGCCGCGACTTCGCCCCATTCCTGCAGCAAGGAGCAATAGTCGCATGTCGGTTCCGCAAACCCTCGATGATCTGGGCGAAATCGCTGGCCAAATTGCGCTGGTCCGGGTCGACTTCAATGTACCAATCGGAAACGACGGCGCGGTCGGTGATGATACGCGCTTGCGAGCGAGCTTGCCAACGGTGATGGCGCTCAGAAGGCGCGGCGCGGTAATCCTTTTGCTCTCGCATCTTGGTCGTCCCAAAGGAAAACCGAACGCGGCATTCTCGCTCGCGCCGGTTGCCAAAACCTACAGCTCCCTGCTCGGAGACGAGGTTCATTTTCTCGAAGACTGGACTGGCCCGGGAGCGCAGCGCGCGGTTTCCGAGCTAGAGGCGGGCGATGTTGCCTTACTGGAAAACACCCGCTTCTACGCAGGCGAAGAAAGCAACGATCCCGAGCTTGCAAGCGCGATGGCCGACCTTGCGGATTTTTATGTCAACGATGCGTTCTCGGCCTCACACCGGGCGCATGCATCCACGGTGGGAGTGGCAAGACTGCTGCCGAGCTATATGGGCCGCGCCCTGGAAGACGAGATCGGGGCGTTGCAATCGGCGACCGGGCTCGGGCGGCGCCCTTCCACCGCGATTATCGGCGGCGCCAAGATCTCGAGCAAGCTCAACGTCCTCGAGCAGCTCAGCACGAAGGTGGATAACCTCATCATCGGCGGAGCGATGGCGAACACCTTTCTTGCCGCGCTGAACAAGCCAATCGGCAGATCGCTCGCCGAGCGGAACCTCGAGGATGCAGCGCTACGAATTCTGAAGAGTGCCAGTCAGGGAAAGTGCCAGATCCATCTGCCCCAGGACGTCATGGTAGGCAGGGAACTGACGCCGCATCCCCTTTCGCTGCGCACGGCCCTGGTCGAAGATGTCGCCGCCGATGAGATGATCCTTGATCTGGGGCCTCTCACTGTCGCGAAAACTCTGGACGTGCTGCGATCCTCGCAGCTGCTCATCTGGAATGGCCCGCTCGGTGCATTCGAGACGCCTCCTTTCGAGACATCGACTTTTGCGATCGCCCAGGCGGCCGCCGAGCTGACACGAAAGGGATCGCTGACCTCGCTTGCCGGTGGCGGTGACACAGTTGCGGCCCTCAACAACAGCGGTCTGACTGCGGACCTCACCCACGTGTCGACTGGAGGCGGCGCATTTCTCGAATGGGTAGCTGGCATCGCGCTGCCCGGTCTGCAGGTCCTTACCTGACTGGGCCTTGAGCGGTATCTGGGTTCGGCGATCTTCCAGCGGGATAGATGTCGAAACGGGACTGCGGCGAGCAACGGTGCTGACAAGGACGGCGGGACGGAAGGCGTGCGCCGGCGCGATTTTATCCATATCGCGCCCGTTGCGTTCGCGGGAACCGGTGCCGCAGCAGCCGTCTGGCCGCTTATCGACAGCATGAACCCATCGGCCGACGTGGTTGCACAAGCTACGATCGAAGTCGATTTGCAACCGATTGAGCCAGGTCAACGTATCACTGTGAGCTGGCGCGAGCAGCCGGTATTCATCGTGCGGCGCACAGCTGAAGAGATCGCGCGAGCCAGAGCCGACGATGCCTCTTCAGGGCTGATCGATCCAGAGACGGACGCTGCGCGCGTGCAGCGACCAGAGTGGCTTGTGGTGGTGGGCGTCTGCACGCATCTTGGCTGCATTCCGTTGGGACAGGGAGTGGGTGAAAATCGCGGAAGATATGGGGGATGGTTTTGTCCCTGCCACGGGTCAATATACGACAACTCCGGACGCGTGCGGAAAGGGCCGGCACCGAAGAACTTGGTCGTTCCGCAATACGTGATCAGCGACGATCTAAAGCTCTCGATCGGCTGATGAACTTGGGGGTGAGCCGGGCCGCCTCGAATGCGAGCAAGAAATGCACCGACGACATCGGGGAACTTCGGAACTATGCAAAGTGCCCCGCATGCCAGGCAATGCACTTACACCTTTAGAGAATGCCCACCGTCCGTAGCCCCTTTTTCTCCAGTCTGCCTGCGCTGGTGCCGAGACGAGCGCGGACCAGGCTGAAAACCCTGAGCATCAATCCCCTTCGGTGAAACCATAGCAGCCAGCTCACCCTTCTTAAAAACTAGCGCACCGGCTCGCCCATTGGGGGGGAGGGTGAGACGGCGGTGTCTCTACGCAGAAAGAACATCAGGACGATCACGCTCATCGCCGCGGCAAAGAAGCACCAGACCGATATGAACCAAGTGAGATAGAACGCGCCTGCCGCAAGAAAGGAGACGATTGCTCCGACCCCAAACCAGTTGACCCAGCGATGGCTGGATAGCAGCGGGCTGACACAGGTGCCCAAGACATACAGTGTCATAACGATGCCAACGTAGAAGTGGGGGGATTCGTAGTCGATATGACCGTCGCCGGCTGTCGCGACGATTGGCAAGCGGATAAGGAAATAGAGCAAGTAGAGCCCAACCAGGGTTCCGCCAATCGCCGTCGCCATGAGGGCCTTTCGGCGCCAGGCTACCCTCTCGAGCATATAAACCGCCACCGGGACATAGATCGGCCACAGAACATGCGAAAAGATCGAATAGAGATAGGTCAGAACTGTCTTCAGCACCGGCGCCTTGTCAGGAAATGTCAGCCAAAGTGCGCCCTCGATCAATTGCTGGACGCCAAACAGAATCGGAATCAGCGCGTAGGGTCTCTCGCCGCTGTTGCGCGCCATTCGCATTGTGAAGGCACCGGTTGCCAACAGCACGGTGCCGGCGGCGAAACTCGCTGTGGCGGAAAAACACATACAATCTAACCTCGCTGATTGGACGCCCGAATATTTCTTCGTGCACCCATATTACACACGGGCCAAGTACCAAGCTTGCCGTGCGCTGTAAGTATGATTTCAGCTCGACCATGGTCTCGCTCGCAAGTACGGACGTTTGTGCACCGCGAGGTTTACAAGGCCCAGGGGAAAAAACGGCACACCGTACGCAGTAGCACTGCTGTGTTTTGGGAAAAAGTGCAATAAAATCAGTGCGCGAAACGCTCAAAGTGCTCGGCAGAGAGGGCGCTGTTGAATGCCGTGCGGTCCCCGCAAATGACAGTATTTCCAAGGGTTCTGGGGGCAGTTTGCATGAGGGCGAATGCCATATGGTCCCCAAGCGTCGAATGTCTGCGCGCAGAGCGCTTCTCGATGGCAATTTTGCCCGCCGAGAACTGCCGCTGCGCGAACGCGAATACTGCATCTGGGACACTGAGCTTGCGGGCTTTGGATTGCGCGTAAGGCCGAGCGGCAACTACTTTTGGTTCGTTCGCTTACGCCATCGCGGGAAGCATCGCCGCATCACCCTTGGCCGGACCGACGAGCTTGAGGCGGGGCTGGCAAGGGCGCAGGCCCGCCGCATTCTTGCGGAAGCCGCGCTTGATGGTTTGCCCAAACGCGCAGTGGTCAAGGCCACCCCGACGATGACCGATTTCGTTGAGGCCTATTGGGATGATCTTTCGCGCGTCTGGAAGCCCTCGACCACCAAGCGGAACTGGGACGCTTGGCGGCTCACCATCAAGCCTACGTTTGGCGACACGCGCGTGGCGGACATCCTCCCACCAGACATCCACCGCTGGCGCGATGGATGCGCGGGAGAGAGCGAGGTGAAGTTCAACCGCGCCGTCCCCGTGCTCTCCGCGCTGTTCAAGTATGCCGAAGCGCTCAAGATGCGTCGGCCAGGTTCGAACCCCTGCCGAGGGATGCCACGATACAAGCGGCAAAGCGTCGAGCGCTATTTGACACCAGCCGAATATCGCCGGATCGGGGCAGCTTTGCGTGAGGCCGAGGCAGACCGACCGGCAGAGGTCGCAATCGCTCGCCTACTATTGTTTACCGGCGCACGCGTTGGTGAGATCAAGAATCTGCGCTGGGAGTGGGTGAAACCCCCACGACTTGTGCTGCCAGATAGCAAGACCGGCCCCAAGGTGATTTGGCTCAACACGCAGGCCCAGGATGTCCTTGCCGGGATCGAGCGGCGCGATGACAGCGCTCTCGTTTTTCCGAACCGGACCGGAAAATGTCCGCTGAACTTCGATACCTGGTGGTACAACTTCCGGCGGCGCTGCGCTTTGCCCGACGTTCGCATCCATGATCTGCGCCACAGCTTCGCCTCGACCGCGATCATGGACAACGTGCCGCTATCGACCATTGGCAAGCTGCTTGGCCACAAGCTGGTCGAGACGACCGCAAAATATGCTCACCTGTCCGATGACGTGATCGGCGAAGCCGCCGAGCGGGTTTCCGGCTCGCTGGCGCAAGCGATTGGCATCAGGCCATGACCGCCGCCAGTCTAAAGAAGATTGTCGAGGAGGCGCTTGCCGAGGTCGGGGCAACCGTAAACTTCAAGCTCGTTCCTAAAGGCAAGGCGCGGACCACGACCTGGCTTGGTGTCGAGCACGGCTTTGGCATCCGGCATTATCCGAGCGGTCGAAACGTCTACATTGTGCAGACCCGCATGGCAGGTCGTATGCGCACGGTGACAATCGGGCCTGCATCGGTCCTTACCCGCTACCAGGCGCAGATGGTTGCACGCCGCGTCATCGCATACGCGCAGGTCGGTCGCGATCCGGCGACCGAACGCCAGCGCATCCGCTCCGCTCCTAGCTTCGCCGACTTCGTGACCGAGTATTGGGGTCGCTGGGCACCACGCTGGAAAGCATCGACCCTGGATACGCACACCGGCTACCGACGCCGCTATATTGATGACGCCTTCGCTGGCGTCTACATTGACGAACTGAACGAGGGTTACGTCACCAGCTGGTTTGCGGACCTCAACAATCGGACCGGGCCGGGAGCATCGAACCGGACTTTCGAAATCCTCAAGCACATGCTGAACAAGGCAGAGGAATGGGGCTACCGGCTCGAAAATACCAATCCATGCCGTTCTGTTCGACCCAATCGCAAGCGCCAGTGCGAGCGCTTCCTTTCGAACGAAGAACTAGGCCGTAAACTCATAAACTGACTTGCGCGGCGCGGGCGCGGTTGATTCAAGGCTTCGGGAAGGAGCTTTGGATGACGCGTCGTAGATTTGAACTGACCGATGATGAGTGGCTGGTGATCGAGCCGTTGTTGCCGAACAAGCCTCGCGGGGTTCCGCGTGTGGATGACCGGCGGGTCATCGACGGGATATTGTGGCGCTTTCGCACGGGCAGTCCTTGGGCTGATATTCCCGAGCGCTATGGCCCACATACCACCTGCTACAACCGTTTCGTGCGCTGGCGCAAAGCCGGTGTGTGGGACCGCCTTCTCGAAGCGGTGAGCCAAGCCTTCGACGGCGAGTTGGTCATGATCGACAGTTCTTCCATCCGGGTCCACCAGCACGGTGCGACCCTAAAAAGGGGGACCCAAATCGCTGCATGGGACGTTCCCGGGGCGGTTTGACAACCAAGATCCATGCCCTGGTTGATGGTCGCGGCCTGCCGATCCAACTGCATCTGTCCGAAGGCCAGGCGAGCGATTGCCGTGAGGCCGAGAGGCTGCTGGCCGCCGTGCCGAACGCCACCACCTTTCTCGCCGATAAGGCTTATGACAGCGATGCCATTCGCAGTCAGATCACCGCGCAGGGTGGCTTCGCCAACATCCCAGTCAAGCGCAATCGTCGCAAAGGCTTCGCGTTCAGCAGCTTCCTGTATCGCTACCGTAATCTGGTCGAGCGTTTCTTCGGGAAACTCAAAAACGCCAGAGGCTTGGCCACCAGATACGACAAACGAAGCGATAACTTCCTCGCTGCCATCAAGCTCTTCTGCACACGCCTATGGATCGCCGCTAATGAGTCTACGCCCTAGCACTACTTTGGCAGATTTTTTGGTGTCGGGTCAGATATGCAGCGACCGCAGTGCGGGCATGGCCGATCCGGTGGCTTGGAGAAGCGGTCAATGATGGCCTGTCTGATCGCTGGTAAGCTCGGCTGTGGAGGCGGACCGGCAGTCCTTTTTTTCCCCCTTGGCCTGCTTGAGGCGCTGGGTCTGCAAGAAGGCCAGGGCGATCATGGACATCAGCGCGTGTCGGTGCAGCCCCTTCCATGATCTACCCTCGAAGTGATCGAGGCCGAGTTCTTCCTTGAGTTGCTGATGCCCCTGCTCACAGACCCAGCGGGCCTTGATGGCGCCGGCAAGCTGCCTGATTGGCGTGCTGGCAGGCAGGTTGGAGAGGTAGTATTTGCGCTCGCCAGTCGAGCGATGCTCCCCGACCAACCACACCTCCTCGCCGGGCAGATGTTGCGCACCCATGTCCCGGATGCGCTGGGGCGGACCATCGGCGACACGCACGCGAACGGCAGCGAACCGCGCCGAGAGTGGCCCTTTGGTACCGCGCCGCCAACTCACCTTGCGCCACCTTGCCATCTCCAGCATTGCCTTGGCGGATATCGATTTCGCGTCGGGGATGGCGTTCTTGCGAGGGCGACCTCTTCCAGCGATCGGGAAGATCATCCCAACATCGGCGGGGTAGACCTTCTGTCTGAAAGGTATGCCCACCGCCCATGCAAGCCCGCGCTCACTCAGCCCCTGTCGGAACGGTGCGGACATGCCATAGCCCGCATCCGCCAGGACACAGCCGAAACGAACACCCGCAGCGCCGACCCGATCGATCTCAGCGAGCGCGATCTCGGGCTTGGTCCTGTAGGGGCAGCAATCGAGAGGAACTCCAGTCCGTTCCAGGCGGGCCACGTCTCCGGTCCAGCTCTCGGGCAGGAACAGGCGCAGGCCGACCATGATGGGGACTTCGCCAGATGCCAGCGTCACCGACACCAGCGTCTGGCAGTTGGCATTCTTGCCCAGTGCCGACGCATATTGCGGCGCCACGCCGACGGAATGGCGCCCCTTCTTGGGCAGCGCCGTGTCGTCGATGATCAGCCAGGCCTTCTCGCCGCCTACCTGCCGGTCGGCCTCGGCGAGCAGAGCTGCCTCCAGCGGTGCTTCGTCCCACACGCCGCTGGCGATGAAATGATGCAGCCGATCGTAGCTGACATCATCTGTCCGGGCGGCCATCGGCTGTATGCTTTTGCGATCCCCCGGGCCGATCAGTCCCGCGATATACGCCGGACACATCCGGCCACGCGTCTTGTGTCGCAACGCCGCTACAAACGGTGCCAACCACTCGTCCAGTTCGCCACGCCAATCCGTATCCATCGCCAGCCCCTTCGAAAAGCTGGCTCCCTATGAATCACTGGAATCCCACCTTGGGAATCCCAAAAATCAGATTTCTGCCAAAGTAGTGCTAGCCCGTCTGGGTGCCGAGCTGGCGAAGCTGCGATCATCGGACGACCGCACTAAGCAGTGTGTGGGCGCGGCTATCACGCTCCTGCTGCTGACCGGCTGTCGGAAGAGCGAAATCCTCACGCTCGAATGGAGCGATATCAAGGGCAATCGCCTGCACCTGCGCGACAGCAAGACCGGCCCACGAACGGTCTGGCTCGGATCGGCAGCCCGCGAAGTGATCGCCGGGCTGCCACGCTTCGAGAGGGTTCCATACCCGTTCTGGAATTACAGCTACCGCAAGCCACTTCGCTGTGTGAACGGATTCTGGCGCAGGCTCAGAGACGAAGCAGGATTACCCGGCGTTCGCATCCACGACCTGCGCCACACCTTCGCGAGTCACGCGGCGATGAACAAAGAGACATTGCCGATGATCGGACGTCTCCTCGGGCACGCCAATGTTCAGACCACGGCCCGGTATGCGCACTTGGACGACAGGCATTTGCTCGAAGCGGCACAGCAGATCGGGGATGCGGTGGGCGCCCTTATGGACACGCACAGGTGTTAGCGCGCTAGAATATGTGGATAGCGCAGCAAAGTGCAGCA
Coding sequences:
- a CDS encoding AarF/ABC1/UbiB kinase family protein; amino-acid sequence: MWTATRLLLDVLSAMMLNRMGFGRRMTTLPQRTTRRLENLGPTFTKLGQALSERRDILDANWAASLSNLQSKAAPFPADAAVRIIEQSLAANTATAFASFERDPLAAGSVAQVHAAKLHDGREVVVKVLRPGVGEQIARDMRILLILVHLFQHVIPALRRHRAAALAKELSHNLKRETDFRQEARNIRLFARAFADSETVYIPDVVDEMSDASVITQERSMGTPLDEREAIERGNTLTETFIDFYLQQFFVLGAFHADPHPGNLLIMSDGRLCVHDFGAVGRLDIGTREALLGFVAAFIYLDSEWLTDAAIDLGLLSVTADRAALTRGVDGILAELRGAAMSEWSLAKTMIDIGRLSGHRTLSLPPHLAALVRTVFTAESTLRKLDPEADLLLVLQATGNRLLAERRSAAIGNLHTPRLEWEIARLVRRAPAIGAGWLQRVSAGTAGHPSGSLAPGNRLDHAVRQVALSIAALGSYLASAALMVANRGPRVLGDIPLPAAIILAAALLLTIQILIQSRRQSEQQP
- a CDS encoding fructose bisphosphate aldolase, which translates into the protein MKYAEMMAQLVGGAGFVAALDQSGGSTPAALQAFGIDADRYSGEDEMFALIHGLRVRIMKAPCIDGRRVLGVILFERTMDAQIDTVPVPEFLWRRGIVSFVKIDQGLEKDTGGVQLMKPMPDLESLLSRARSRAVFGTKMRSVINVASHQGIGDVVRQQFELANHVLDQRLVPIIEPEVNIASATRQECESILLAELSNALDGQAYGRRVVLKLSLPVSDGLYAPLVAHPSCARVLALSGGLSQDAACAALERNRGMIASFSRALLQDLRAHMQDQEFNDVLGRAVERIYRASTVKRLADR
- a CDS encoding universal stress protein, translated to MKTVLLHVNRDAGQDSRLAAAIDLVRDHKGLLICLQATSWNSYVFIGDPYGASYISPEALQSVRDAENEDRQLIESRLAQEGVEWEWRRVEGSAGQALAAHATLADLVVISQPEQKDAVLPRAAPLVADLVVHIQSPSLVVPLGGKRFAPRGNAIIAWNGSAEAGHAVRLSRSLLRDAAEVHIVTVSEDKEGSSPDELAQYLARHGIEAQTRRQPAEDASISEALVAAANDVGAAYIVLGAYGHSRIRETILGGVTREMILHSPIPMILAH
- the pgk gene encoding phosphoglycerate kinase, which translates into the protein MSVPQTLDDLGEIAGQIALVRVDFNVPIGNDGAVGDDTRLRASLPTVMALRRRGAVILLLSHLGRPKGKPNAAFSLAPVAKTYSSLLGDEVHFLEDWTGPGAQRAVSELEAGDVALLENTRFYAGEESNDPELASAMADLADFYVNDAFSASHRAHASTVGVARLLPSYMGRALEDEIGALQSATGLGRRPSTAIIGGAKISSKLNVLEQLSTKVDNLIIGGAMANTFLAALNKPIGRSLAERNLEDAALRILKSASQGKCQIHLPQDVMVGRELTPHPLSLRTALVEDVAADEMILDLGPLTVAKTLDVLRSSQLLIWNGPLGAFETPPFETSTFAIAQAAAELTRKGSLTSLAGGGDTVAALNNSGLTADLTHVSTGGGAFLEWVAGIALPGLQVLT
- the petA gene encoding ubiquinol-cytochrome c reductase iron-sulfur subunit; protein product: MRRRDFIHIAPVAFAGTGAAAAVWPLIDSMNPSADVVAQATIEVDLQPIEPGQRITVSWREQPVFIVRRTAEEIARARADDASSGLIDPETDAARVQRPEWLVVVGVCTHLGCIPLGQGVGENRGRYGGWFCPCHGSIYDNSGRVRKGPAPKNLVVPQYVISDDLKLSIG
- a CDS encoding DUF6629 family protein, whose product is MCFSATASFAAGTVLLATGAFTMRMARNSGERPYALIPILFGVQQLIEGALWLTFPDKAPVLKTVLTYLYSIFSHVLWPIYVPVAVYMLERVAWRRKALMATAIGGTLVGLYLLYFLIRLPIVATAGDGHIDYESPHFYVGIVMTLYVLGTCVSPLLSSHRWVNWFGVGAIVSFLAAGAFYLTWFISVWCFFAAAMSVIVLMFFLRRDTAVSPSPPMGEPVR
- a CDS encoding site-specific integrase → MSARRALLDGNFARRELPLREREYCIWDTELAGFGLRVRPSGNYFWFVRLRHRGKHRRITLGRTDELEAGLARAQARRILAEAALDGLPKRAVVKATPTMTDFVEAYWDDLSRVWKPSTTKRNWDAWRLTIKPTFGDTRVADILPPDIHRWRDGCAGESEVKFNRAVPVLSALFKYAEALKMRRPGSNPCRGMPRYKRQSVERYLTPAEYRRIGAALREAEADRPAEVAIARLLLFTGARVGEIKNLRWEWVKPPRLVLPDSKTGPKVIWLNTQAQDVLAGIERRDDSALVFPNRTGKCPLNFDTWWYNFRRRCALPDVRIHDLRHSFASTAIMDNVPLSTIGKLLGHKLVETTAKYAHLSDDVIGEAAERVSGSLAQAIGIRP
- a CDS encoding integrase arm-type DNA-binding domain-containing protein — translated: MTAASLKKIVEEALAEVGATVNFKLVPKGKARTTTWLGVEHGFGIRHYPSGRNVYIVQTRMAGRMRTVTIGPASVLTRYQAQMVARRVIAYAQVGRDPATERQRIRSAPSFADFVTEYWGRWAPRWKASTLDTHTGYRRRYIDDAFAGVYIDELNEGYVTSWFADLNNRTGPGASNRTFEILKHMLNKAEEWGYRLENTNPCRSVRPNRKRQCERFLSNEELGRKLIN
- a CDS encoding IS5 family transposase (programmed frameshift), with product MTRRRFELTDDEWLVIEPLLPNKPRGVPRVDDRRVIDGILWRFRTGSPWADIPERYGPHTTCYNRFVRWRKAGVWDRLLEAVSQAFDGELVMIDSSSIRVHQHGATPKKGDPNRCMGRSRGGLTTKIHALVDGRGLPIQLHLSEGQASDCREAERLLAAVPNATTFLADKAYDSDAIRSQITAQGGFANIPVKRNRRKGFAFSSFLYRYRNLVERFFGKLKNARGLATRYDKRSDNFLAAIKLFCTRLWIAANESTP
- a CDS encoding IS701 family transposase gives rise to the protein MDTDWRGELDEWLAPFVAALRHKTRGRMCPAYIAGLIGPGDRKSIQPMAARTDDVSYDRLHHFIASGVWDEAPLEAALLAEADRQVGGEKAWLIIDDTALPKKGRHSVGVAPQYASALGKNANCQTLVSVTLASGEVPIMVGLRLFLPESWTGDVARLERTGVPLDCCPYRTKPEIALAEIDRVGAAGVRFGCVLADAGYGMSAPFRQGLSERGLAWAVGIPFRQKVYPADVGMIFPIAGRGRPRKNAIPDAKSISAKAMLEMARWRKVSWRRGTKGPLSARFAAVRVRVADGPPQRIRDMGAQHLPGEEVWLVGEHRSTGERKYYLSNLPASTPIRQLAGAIKARWVCEQGHQQLKEELGLDHFEGRSWKGLHRHALMSMIALAFLQTQRLKQAKGEKKDCRSASTAELTSDQTGHH
- a CDS encoding site-specific integrase, whose protein sequence is MLARLGAELAKLRSSDDRTKQCVGAAITLLLLTGCRKSEILTLEWSDIKGNRLHLRDSKTGPRTVWLGSAAREVIAGLPRFERVPYPFWNYSYRKPLRCVNGFWRRLRDEAGLPGVRIHDLRHTFASHAAMNKETLPMIGRLLGHANVQTTARYAHLDDRHLLEAAQQIGDAVGALMDTHRC